In Dethiosulfovibrio peptidovorans, the DNA window AATTCTTCGTATAGCGCCTCATAACCACATGGTCAAGAATTTTTTCTGCCACCGCATCGGAGCTGTACGCCAGAATGGCCTTTCCCAGCGCGGAGCAGTAACAGGGCACATCGGCCCCTATGTCCTGTCCCACCTTTATGGTGGAGCTGCTCTCCAGTTTGTCAATATACACAATTTTGCTCCCCACAAGAATGCCCAGGTTCACCGTTTCCCCGGTTTCCCCGGCCAGGTGTTTGATATGGGGACGGGCCACCTTCAGAATACCCGTTCTGTCCATGACACGGTTGCCCATGGCCAGCAGTTTCAGGCTGTTGGAATACCTGCGGGTGTCCGGGTCCTGATTGACATACCCGGCCTCCCTCATGGTGCTGACAAGCCTGTGAACCGTGGCCTTGTCCATTTCCAGCGCTTCACTTAACTGCCCGATACTCAGCTCTCCCCACTTGTCAAGAGCTTCCATTATTGAAAAGGCTTTTACAACCGACTTCACTCTGTTGTGGGGTTTCATTTACGCCTTATCCCTCCGGCCATATACGTACCGGTATGCCATGGCCACAAACACTCCGCCGCCGACAATGTTGCCCAGGGTAACCGGCAGCAGGTTGTGCAGCAAAAACCCGCCCCAGGAGAGCAGACC includes these proteins:
- a CDS encoding IclR family transcriptional regulator, with the protein product MKPHNRVKSVVKAFSIMEALDKWGELSIGQLSEALEMDKATVHRLVSTMREAGYVNQDPDTRRYSNSLKLLAMGNRVMDRTGILKVARPHIKHLAGETGETVNLGILVGSKIVYIDKLESSSTIKVGQDIGADVPCYCSALGKAILAYSSDAVAEKILDHVVMRRYTKNSIVDKVALQEELRRVRETGFALDDEEYVEGLVCISAPVLDFTGSPVAALSISTPRFRFRQKEHMADYSRMVREEAGKISEKIGYGYPENHQGTI